One part of the Solanum dulcamara chromosome 8, daSolDulc1.2, whole genome shotgun sequence genome encodes these proteins:
- the LOC129900884 gene encoding uncharacterized protein At2g39910 isoform X3: MAKSLNEELLLLSKPISESLSKAPYTPPEGSSVSIKSMLLSLLSNSQLEIRDFSLCCAALASASESTYNQLFWVPNSLSLAAASAFKDLSKAYATMPAGNHDLSKFGELDLDFKSLPNDKILAMHLIPQLLPLLKDTIKESAIDKSIDGHEISAASASVPVAYAILAAYQFRWFISQVDYPHLGKVCSLVIPCALTALDHWSSEVKRQGMVSLIHLAKNVNAAEIGWYEDVILDACCQNIASDDEIWERVVQMSVLMVTFTQKSNPRSIWYEKLLNEMLSHLERQPRNKERRIAWLQHIEPLFNGLGLILLAHFRRLFPLFFRWMHVDDDRTVLLVLERIKTVIKLTWTRNSPHFERLVDELVSLYKEAALKIAREEIRKLVLQTIILIQQSKGSQFKAAWDKHKDDPDLTIFHQSLIEQQPAMVAQLGNLGVTDKVVVM, translated from the exons ATGGCGAAGTCTCTCAATGAGGAGCTGCTTCT ATTATCAAAGCCAATAAGTGAATCACTCTCCAAGGCACCCTATACTCCTCCAGAGGGTTCCAGTGTCTCTATCAAATCCATGCTACTGtctcttctttccaactcccaACTCGAAATAAGGGATTTTAGCTTATGCTGTGCTGCGTTGGCATCTGCCTCTGAATCCACCTACAATCAACTCTTTTGGGTTCCCAATTCGCTATCTCTTGCTGCTGCCTCTGCCTTTAAAGACCTATCTAAAGCTTATGCTACCATGCCTGCTGGGAATCATGACTTGAGCAAATTTGGCGAGCTGGATCTCGATTTTAAGTCCCtcccaaatgataaaatcttggCCATGCACTTAATCCCTCAGCTCTTGCCTTTGCTAAAAGACACGATTAAGGAGAGTGCCATTGATAAATCAATTGATGGTCATGAGATATCAGCTGCAAGCGCTAGTGTTCCTGTAGCATACGCCATTCTTGCTGCTTATCAGTTTAGATGGTTCATTTCtcag GTAGATTATCCACACCTTGGAAAAGTGTGCTCTTTGGTGATTCCGTGTGCGCTAACAGCTCTTGATCACTGGTCGTCTGAAGTAAAG CGACAGGGCATGGTTAGCTTAATACATCTGGCGAAAAATGTCAACGCTGCTGAGATTGGTTGGTATGAAGATGTAATTCTAGATGCTTGCTGCCAAAATATTGCTTCCGATGATGAGATATGGGAACGTGTGGTTCAAATGTCTGTACTTATGGTGACCTTCACCCAGAAAAGTAATCCCCGAAGCATATG GTATGAAAAATTGTTGAATGAGATGTTGAGTCACTTGGAAAGGCAACCAAGAAACAAGGAGCGACGTATTGCATGGCTACAACATATTGAGCCACTGTTCAATGGTCTTGGTCTAATACTGCTAGCTCATTTCAGGCGGCTTTTCCCCCTCTTCTTCCGGTGGATGCATGTAGATGACGACAGAACTGTTCTACTG GTTCTTGAACGGATCAAGACAGTTATAAAGTTGACATGGACAAGGAATTCGCCACACTTTGAAAG GTTGGTGGATGAACTTGTTAGTCTATACAAGGAAGCAGCGCTGAAAATTGCACGTGAAGAAATCAGAAAACTTGTTCTTCAGACTATAATTTTGATCCAACA ATCCAAGGGCTCGCAGTTCAAAGCCGCTTGGGACAAGCACAAGGATGATCCTGACTTGACAATTTTCCATCAGTCCCTTATTGAACAACAGCCTGCAATG GTTGCTCAATTGGGGAACCTTGGTGTAACTgataaagttgttgtcatgtga
- the LOC129900884 gene encoding uncharacterized protein At2g39910 isoform X2, with protein MLSGLETVAISREKGRMAKSLNEELLLLSKPISESLSKAPYTPPEGSSVSIKSMLLSLLSNSQLEIRDFSLCCAALASASESTYNQLFWVPNSLSLAAASAFKDLSKAYATMPAGNHDLSKFGELDLDFKSLPNDKILAMHLIPQLLPLLKDTIKESAIDKSIDGHEISAASASVPVAYAILAAYQFRWFISQVDYPHLGKVCSLVIPCALTALDHWSSEVKRQGMVSLIHLAKNVNAAEIGWYEDVILDACCQNIASDDEIWERVVQMSVLMVTFTQKSNPRSIWYEKLLNEMLSHLERQPRNKERRIAWLQHIEPLFNGLGLILLAHFRRLFPLFFRWMHVDDDRTVLLVLERIKTVIKLTWTRNSPHFERLVDELVSLYKEAALKIAREEIRKLVLQTIILIQQSKGSQFKAAWDKHKDDPDLTIFHQSLIEQQPAMVAQLGNLGVTDKVVVM; from the exons AT GTTGTCTGGTTTGGAAACTGTAGCAATCAGCAGAGAGAAGGGAAGGATGGCGAAGTCTCTCAATGAGGAGCTGCTTCT ATTATCAAAGCCAATAAGTGAATCACTCTCCAAGGCACCCTATACTCCTCCAGAGGGTTCCAGTGTCTCTATCAAATCCATGCTACTGtctcttctttccaactcccaACTCGAAATAAGGGATTTTAGCTTATGCTGTGCTGCGTTGGCATCTGCCTCTGAATCCACCTACAATCAACTCTTTTGGGTTCCCAATTCGCTATCTCTTGCTGCTGCCTCTGCCTTTAAAGACCTATCTAAAGCTTATGCTACCATGCCTGCTGGGAATCATGACTTGAGCAAATTTGGCGAGCTGGATCTCGATTTTAAGTCCCtcccaaatgataaaatcttggCCATGCACTTAATCCCTCAGCTCTTGCCTTTGCTAAAAGACACGATTAAGGAGAGTGCCATTGATAAATCAATTGATGGTCATGAGATATCAGCTGCAAGCGCTAGTGTTCCTGTAGCATACGCCATTCTTGCTGCTTATCAGTTTAGATGGTTCATTTCtcag GTAGATTATCCACACCTTGGAAAAGTGTGCTCTTTGGTGATTCCGTGTGCGCTAACAGCTCTTGATCACTGGTCGTCTGAAGTAAAG CGACAGGGCATGGTTAGCTTAATACATCTGGCGAAAAATGTCAACGCTGCTGAGATTGGTTGGTATGAAGATGTAATTCTAGATGCTTGCTGCCAAAATATTGCTTCCGATGATGAGATATGGGAACGTGTGGTTCAAATGTCTGTACTTATGGTGACCTTCACCCAGAAAAGTAATCCCCGAAGCATATG GTATGAAAAATTGTTGAATGAGATGTTGAGTCACTTGGAAAGGCAACCAAGAAACAAGGAGCGACGTATTGCATGGCTACAACATATTGAGCCACTGTTCAATGGTCTTGGTCTAATACTGCTAGCTCATTTCAGGCGGCTTTTCCCCCTCTTCTTCCGGTGGATGCATGTAGATGACGACAGAACTGTTCTACTG GTTCTTGAACGGATCAAGACAGTTATAAAGTTGACATGGACAAGGAATTCGCCACACTTTGAAAG GTTGGTGGATGAACTTGTTAGTCTATACAAGGAAGCAGCGCTGAAAATTGCACGTGAAGAAATCAGAAAACTTGTTCTTCAGACTATAATTTTGATCCAACA ATCCAAGGGCTCGCAGTTCAAAGCCGCTTGGGACAAGCACAAGGATGATCCTGACTTGACAATTTTCCATCAGTCCCTTATTGAACAACAGCCTGCAATG GTTGCTCAATTGGGGAACCTTGGTGTAACTgataaagttgttgtcatgtga
- the LOC129900884 gene encoding uncharacterized protein At2g39910 isoform X1, translating to MGRLSGLETVAISREKGRMAKSLNEELLLLSKPISESLSKAPYTPPEGSSVSIKSMLLSLLSNSQLEIRDFSLCCAALASASESTYNQLFWVPNSLSLAAASAFKDLSKAYATMPAGNHDLSKFGELDLDFKSLPNDKILAMHLIPQLLPLLKDTIKESAIDKSIDGHEISAASASVPVAYAILAAYQFRWFISQVDYPHLGKVCSLVIPCALTALDHWSSEVKRQGMVSLIHLAKNVNAAEIGWYEDVILDACCQNIASDDEIWERVVQMSVLMVTFTQKSNPRSIWYEKLLNEMLSHLERQPRNKERRIAWLQHIEPLFNGLGLILLAHFRRLFPLFFRWMHVDDDRTVLLVLERIKTVIKLTWTRNSPHFERLVDELVSLYKEAALKIAREEIRKLVLQTIILIQQSKGSQFKAAWDKHKDDPDLTIFHQSLIEQQPAMVAQLGNLGVTDKVVVM from the exons atgGGCAGGTTGTCTGGTTTGGAAACTGTAGCAATCAGCAGAGAGAAGGGAAGGATGGCGAAGTCTCTCAATGAGGAGCTGCTTCT ATTATCAAAGCCAATAAGTGAATCACTCTCCAAGGCACCCTATACTCCTCCAGAGGGTTCCAGTGTCTCTATCAAATCCATGCTACTGtctcttctttccaactcccaACTCGAAATAAGGGATTTTAGCTTATGCTGTGCTGCGTTGGCATCTGCCTCTGAATCCACCTACAATCAACTCTTTTGGGTTCCCAATTCGCTATCTCTTGCTGCTGCCTCTGCCTTTAAAGACCTATCTAAAGCTTATGCTACCATGCCTGCTGGGAATCATGACTTGAGCAAATTTGGCGAGCTGGATCTCGATTTTAAGTCCCtcccaaatgataaaatcttggCCATGCACTTAATCCCTCAGCTCTTGCCTTTGCTAAAAGACACGATTAAGGAGAGTGCCATTGATAAATCAATTGATGGTCATGAGATATCAGCTGCAAGCGCTAGTGTTCCTGTAGCATACGCCATTCTTGCTGCTTATCAGTTTAGATGGTTCATTTCtcag GTAGATTATCCACACCTTGGAAAAGTGTGCTCTTTGGTGATTCCGTGTGCGCTAACAGCTCTTGATCACTGGTCGTCTGAAGTAAAG CGACAGGGCATGGTTAGCTTAATACATCTGGCGAAAAATGTCAACGCTGCTGAGATTGGTTGGTATGAAGATGTAATTCTAGATGCTTGCTGCCAAAATATTGCTTCCGATGATGAGATATGGGAACGTGTGGTTCAAATGTCTGTACTTATGGTGACCTTCACCCAGAAAAGTAATCCCCGAAGCATATG GTATGAAAAATTGTTGAATGAGATGTTGAGTCACTTGGAAAGGCAACCAAGAAACAAGGAGCGACGTATTGCATGGCTACAACATATTGAGCCACTGTTCAATGGTCTTGGTCTAATACTGCTAGCTCATTTCAGGCGGCTTTTCCCCCTCTTCTTCCGGTGGATGCATGTAGATGACGACAGAACTGTTCTACTG GTTCTTGAACGGATCAAGACAGTTATAAAGTTGACATGGACAAGGAATTCGCCACACTTTGAAAG GTTGGTGGATGAACTTGTTAGTCTATACAAGGAAGCAGCGCTGAAAATTGCACGTGAAGAAATCAGAAAACTTGTTCTTCAGACTATAATTTTGATCCAACA ATCCAAGGGCTCGCAGTTCAAAGCCGCTTGGGACAAGCACAAGGATGATCCTGACTTGACAATTTTCCATCAGTCCCTTATTGAACAACAGCCTGCAATG GTTGCTCAATTGGGGAACCTTGGTGTAACTgataaagttgttgtcatgtga
- the LOC129899139 gene encoding BRCT domain-containing protein At4g02110-like, whose protein sequence is MLYEDSSKIFVGVRFVLIGFDPFGKAQIRSKLVEGGGVDEGKYGPDCTHLIVDNIIYDDPICVSARRVGKIVVTSLWVAHSFDLGMPVDHHSVMYRPPKNLNGIPGAKSLIVCLTGYQRQDRDDIMTMVGLMGANFSKPLVANKVTHLICYKFEGEKYELAKKMKTIKLVNHQWLEDCLKSWEILSEAAYDKSGYELEMMEAEAKDSEDENEGIAANRSGETIAIMGPENPKSPNQFLVKQEASTNISDLNSFRGLSGLGNTNELSFSASKQSKSDQVPAFEESPNRHAEMLNSNFCRTIEEPPSSMQQNGSDLVSVLNSSRKSPHSCSSREIPRKFSSPIISEQMKSYAGRPATTEAGMGFDCFNLSSQRGPEKSELGVKTPNNLSFSGKGQSSRLPEKRKMGISDSSFKSPRTGNNSESIPDGYLTTNRSEELINTSKLHSLSHEGSHLLSRNPAPHLDKGVTLDSMQNHDSTISNHATLSTRQGHDEDAPRSGTCMIMRSKGTSHATVDVSGLLDERHDVPSPVVERRDALKSNVLAEFDKAGDDFFSGSKTLKKRSLSKKTFGSRQSLGKGDGRNQKGSLLISKTVLMNDLAASSSGGREETEHQNILSSTKGEVLPEDNADPSKEIEINSFLNSEKEAAKTNESLNDDTEAPEDQEDEELNVLREKSTDTEAQHSGLQSVEKKTNGNKVVNKNDRKDIAKRLSTENNKSETQKTFSGKEIKLNVSTSVGKASEEKVPKGQKSLKKNSKKTNLATKRAAVSVEGAERKKSRTDRNKVEAKKGKGSPSETGKATVISTEHQLKSSMDVEKENMPVIERQNATHNKHEANRSSPHDKTSRSLQVTKVQSEPRWFIVSGHRLQRKEFQQVIKRLKGKVCRDSHQWSYQATHFIVPAPVRRTEKFFAAASSGRWILKTDYLTACVEAGKLLDEEPYEWHKKGLTEDLAINLEAPRKWRLLRERTGHGALYGMRIIVYGDCIVPPLDTLKRAVKAGDGIILATSPPYSRFLESGVDFAIVSEVMPRCDKWVQEFLRHEIPCVLPDFLVTYVCKSGYTLNNYVQYNTHAWAERSLKKHANRLEEIVEEMVQSDDSSNDIACQVCGSPDREEVMLICGDESGSRGCGIGMHVDCCDPPLECVPEEDWFCPECTKNKSNTSTKRKSRKGTSTSKKKKK, encoded by the exons ATGTTATACGAAGATAGCTCCAAGATTTTCGTTGGTGTTCGTTTTGTTCTAATTGGATTCGATCCCTTTGGAAAGGCGCAG ATTCGGTCCAAGCTCGTGGAAGGTGGTGGAGTTGATGAAGGCAAATATGGACCAGATTGCACCCATCTTATTGttgataatattatatat GATGACCCCATATGTGTTTCTGCTCGACGGGTTGGAAAAATAGTTGTTACCAGCTTGTGGGTTGCACACAGTTTTGATTTGGGAATGCCTGTCGATCACCATTCT GTCATGTACAGACCTCCAAAAAATTTGAATGGAATCCCAGGTGCTAAATCACTGATAGTCTGCTTAACTGGGTATCAGCGGCAAGATCGAGATGATATTATG aCAATGGTGGGACTGATGGGTGCAAACTTTTCAAAGCCATTGGTGGCAAACAAAGTCACTCATCTCATATGTTACAAATTTGAGG GGGAGAAATATGAGCTTGCCAAGAAAATGAAGACGATTAAGCTTGTTAATCACCAGTGGTTGGAGGATTG TTTAAAGTCTTGGGAAATCCTTTCGGAAGCAGCATATGATAAGAG TGGGTATGAGTTGGAGATGATGGAAGCCGAAGCCAAAGATTCTGAAGATGAAAATGAGGGCATTGCTGCAAACAGGTCTGGAGAGACAATAGCTATCATGGGTCCTGAAAATCCAAAAAGTCCTAATCAATTCCTTGTAAAGCAAGAAGCCTCTACAAATATTTCAGACTTGAACTCGTTTAGAGGTTTGTCAGGTCTTGGGAACACTAACGAGCTGTCATTTTCTGCTTCAAAGCAGTCAAAATCTGATCAGGTTCCAGCCTTTGAAGAATCCCCCAATAGGCATGCTGAGATGCTTAATTCCAACTTCTGTAGAACAATAGAAGAGCCACCATCTAGCATGCAACAAAATGGAAGTGATTTGGTTTCCGTTTTAAATAGTTCCAGGAAGTCTCCTCATTCTTGTTCGTCCAGAGAAATCCCAAGGAAATTCAGTTCTCCAATTATCTCTGAACAAATGAAGAGTTATGCAGGAAGACCTGCCACTACTGAAGCAGGTATGGGGTTTGATTGCTTTAACCTGTCCTCTCAGAGAGGACCAGAAAAAAGTGAGTTAGGTGTAAAAACTCCAAATAATTTGTCGTTTTCTGGGAAGGGTCAAAGCAGTAGACTGCCTGAGAAAAGGAAGATGGGCATTTCAGACAGTAGCTTCAAGTCACCAAGGACTGGTAATAATTCAGAAAGCATACCAGATGGTTATTTGACGACAAATCGTTCTGAAGAGTTGATAAACACATCAAAGTTACATAgtctaagccatgaaggcagtCATCTATTGTCTAGGAACCCTGCCCCTCACTTGGACAAGGGTGTAACTTTGGATTCCATGCAGAATCATGATTCAACCATTTCCAATCATGCGACACTAAGCACTAGGCAAGGGCATGATGAGGATGCACCTCGAAGTGGCACTTGTATGATCATGCGGTCGAAAGGGACTAGTCATGCTACCGTTGATGTTAGTGGGCTACTGGATGAACGGCATGATGTTCCATCTCCAGTTGTTGAAAGAAGAGATGCTCTGAAGTCTAATGTGCTGGCTGAGTTCGATAAAGCTggagatgattttttttcaGGGTCTAAGACATTGAAGAAAAGATCGCTTTCCAAGAAGACATTCGGATCTAGACAAAGTCTTGGTAAAGGGGATGGCAGAAATCAGAAAGGTTCTTTACTCATTAGCAAGACTGTTCTGATGAATGATTTAGCTGCTTCCAGTAGCGGAGGGAGAGAGGAGACGGAGCACCAAAATATCTTAAGCTCTACAAAGGGTGAGGTTCTCCCTGAAGATAATGCAGATCCGAGCAAAGAGATCGAGATAAATAGTTTTTTGAATTCTGAAAAAGAAGCCGCCAAAACAAATGAATCCCTTAATGATGATACTGAGGCTCCAGAGGACCAGGAAGATGAGGAGTTAAATGTTTTAAGAGAGAAGTCTACTGATACTGAAGCACAACATTCCGGGCTTCAATCAGTGGAGAAGAAAACAAATGGGAACAAGGTGGTAAATAAGAATGACAGGAAGGATATTGCAAAGAGACTTAGTACTGAAAACAACAAATCTGAAACTCAAAAGACTTTTTCTGGCAAGGAGATCAAGTTAAATGTATCAACTTCTGTGGGGAAAGCTTCAGAGGAGAAAGTTCCCAAAGGTCAAAAATCTCTGAAGAAGAATAGCAAGAAAACTAATCTAGCTACTAAAAGAGCTGCTGTTTCTGTAGAAGGcgcagaaagaaagaagagcaGAACTGATAGAAACAAGGTAGAAGCAAAGAAAGGAAAAGGGTCTCCATCTGAAACTGGAAAAGCCACAGTAATTTCAACTGAGCATCAATTAAAGAGCTCCATGGATGTGGAGAAGGAGAATATGCCTGTTATTGAACGCCAGAACGCGACTCATAACAAACATGAGGCTAACAGAAGTTCTCCTCATGATAAAACGTCTCGCTCGTTGCAGGTTACAAAAGTACAAAGTGAGCCTAGGTGGTTTATAGTTAGTGGACATCGGCTACAAAGGAAGGAGTTTCAGCAGGTTATCAAGCGGTTGAAAGGAAAAGTGTGCAGAGATTCTCACCAGTGGTCATATCAGGCAACCCATTTCATTGTTCCTGCTCCAGTACGAAGAACAGAGAAATTTTTTGCTGCTGCATCCTCTGGAAG GTGGATCTTGAAGACAGATTATTTAACTGCTTGTGTTGAGGCTGGAAAATTATTAGATGAGGAGCCGTATGAATGGCACAAAAAGGGATTGACTGAAGACTTAGCCATCAACTTAGAGGCCCCAAGAAAGTGGCGACTTCTGAGGGAGAGGACTGGACATGGCGCATTATATGGAATGAGGATAATCGTATATGGAGACTGCATTGTACCACCATTG GATACATTGAAGCGCGCAGTCAAGGCAGGAGATGGCATTATATTAGCAACTTCTCCCCCTTATAGTCGATTCCTCGAGTCAGGTGTTGACTTTGCCATTGTTAGTGAGGTCATGCCACGCTGTGACAAGTGGGTTCAAGAATTCTTAAGGCACGAGATACCTTGTGTGTTGCCTGATTTCTTGGTGACTTATGTGTGCAAATCTGGTTATACCCTCAACAATTATGTGCAATACAACACTCATGCCTGGGCAGAAAGGTCACTGAAAAAACACGCCAATCGCTTGGAAGAGATTGTTGAGGAGATGGTGCAGTCGGATGACAGTAGTAATGATATAGCATGTCAGGTGTGTGGGTCGCCTGACAGGGAGGAAGTAATGCTGATCTGTGGTGACGAAAGTGGCTCTCGTGGATGTGGGATTGGCATGCATGTAGATTGCTGTGATCCTCCCCTTGAATGTGTACCAGAGGAAGACTGGTTTTGCCCAGAGTGTACCAAGAACAAAAGTAACACAAGTACCAAAAGGAAGTCCAGAAAAGGGACCTCTACttcaaagaagaaaaagaagtga